A genomic window from Candidatus Dormiibacterota bacterium includes:
- the thrB gene encoding homoserine kinase — MPRFDAFSLSVPATSANLGPGFDAVGLALGLRIRAQAAPARRFALDFVEGPNAPTHDGYRDAMLTAMLRVVPELPRARIVVDNAIPLGKGLGSSAAAAVLGIAIAARAGGIALSRNDIAQHVCAIEGHPDNALPAVFGGAVIAASGDARSFVRVRTMGALRAVLLVPDCALSTEQARALLPERYDRCDVVFTAQRAALLGAALASGEWGALREAMRDRLHQPYRAPHIPGLAQALDIRSRSLLGVALSGAGPSVIAMLRRGAAWEGIAARIAGCFEAAGVAVQTLPLALGARGLAYGPGA; from the coding sequence ATGCCGCGGTTTGACGCCTTTTCGCTGAGCGTCCCCGCGACGAGCGCGAACCTCGGGCCCGGTTTCGATGCCGTCGGCCTCGCGCTCGGTCTGCGCATTCGCGCGCAGGCCGCACCGGCGCGCCGCTTTGCGCTCGATTTCGTCGAGGGGCCGAACGCTCCCACGCACGACGGCTATCGCGATGCGATGCTTACCGCCATGCTGCGCGTCGTCCCGGAGCTGCCGCGCGCGCGCATCGTCGTCGACAACGCGATTCCGCTGGGTAAGGGCCTGGGTTCGAGCGCCGCGGCCGCGGTACTCGGTATCGCGATCGCCGCGCGCGCCGGTGGGATCGCACTCTCGCGCAACGACATCGCGCAGCACGTGTGTGCGATCGAAGGGCACCCCGACAACGCTTTGCCTGCCGTCTTTGGCGGGGCCGTTATCGCTGCGTCCGGCGATGCGCGGTCGTTCGTGCGCGTACGCACGATGGGCGCGTTGCGCGCGGTGCTTCTGGTGCCCGACTGCGCGCTCTCCACCGAGCAGGCTCGCGCGCTGCTGCCCGAGCGCTACGATCGCTGCGACGTCGTCTTCACCGCTCAGCGCGCCGCCCTGCTCGGCGCGGCGCTTGCGTCGGGCGAATGGGGCGCGCTCCGCGAGGCGATGCGCGATCGCCTCCATCAACCGTACCGCGCACCGCACATTCCCGGGCTCGCGCAAGCGCTCGATATCCGCTCGCGCTCGCTGCTCGGCGTCGCGCTCTCGGGCGCGGGCCCGAGCGTCATCGCGATGCTGCGCCGCGGCGCCGCCTGGGAAGGCATCGCCGCCCGCATCGCCGGTTGCTTCGAGGCAGCGGGCGTGGCCGTGCAGACGCTGCCCCTCGCGCTCGGCGCGCGGGGCCTCGCATACGGCCCCGGGGCTTGA
- a CDS encoding glycosyltransferase family 39 protein: protein MSPLPRSVVYGVLLVLLTSMFVGRVTQTKPNWSFDGYTYAIMMQMDAGVPYARARHVSQRFYADKPPATNSETAPYLKTAYPQYWQLFAPRLLYPRIASWLWPHYGMQALLLVSEASLVGCVLLLFLLLLEYTGPEAAALLAFGFALVPEVQLLASGALTDMLATFFWLGTLWSMLRFAKSGSVPWLLGYATFATLMSLTRPIAYIPLACAAVLLLAGLRQHRARFVAAAIKLGAIAFALCVLLVVLGARSGSPSMIGIMQGLRAGSHYLNHGPFAMWYAARVVAVLATFAAAALALLAPVVAVPALWQRRMDADGALCVGAMLSSLVTALVDPIVGDATRVILVPLLPILCIGLAMAVGEGRVRAAA, encoded by the coding sequence TTGAGCCCTCTACCGCGCAGCGTCGTCTACGGCGTGCTGCTGGTTCTTCTTACCTCGATGTTCGTCGGTCGCGTCACGCAGACGAAACCGAATTGGTCCTTCGACGGATACACGTATGCCATTATGATGCAGATGGACGCCGGGGTTCCCTATGCGCGGGCGCGGCACGTATCCCAGCGCTTTTACGCCGACAAGCCTCCGGCAACCAATAGCGAGACCGCTCCGTATCTGAAGACCGCATATCCACAATATTGGCAGCTCTTCGCCCCGCGACTGCTCTATCCGCGCATCGCCTCTTGGCTTTGGCCTCACTACGGCATGCAAGCGCTGCTGCTGGTATCGGAGGCATCGCTCGTTGGATGCGTGCTGCTGCTCTTTCTCTTGCTGCTGGAATATACCGGGCCGGAAGCAGCGGCGCTTCTGGCCTTCGGCTTTGCCCTGGTCCCGGAAGTGCAGTTGCTCGCGAGCGGAGCCCTCACCGACATGCTGGCCACGTTCTTTTGGCTCGGAACGTTATGGTCGATGCTTCGTTTCGCGAAGTCCGGAAGCGTACCGTGGTTGCTTGGATACGCAACATTCGCGACGCTGATGTCGCTCACGCGCCCGATCGCCTATATCCCGCTCGCTTGCGCGGCCGTATTACTGTTGGCGGGCCTGCGACAACACCGTGCTCGATTCGTGGCGGCCGCGATCAAACTCGGCGCGATCGCATTCGCGCTCTGCGTCTTGCTGGTCGTCCTCGGAGCTCGGTCCGGTAGCCCCAGCATGATCGGCATCATGCAAGGACTGCGCGCCGGCAGCCATTACCTCAATCACGGGCCGTTTGCGATGTGGTATGCCGCGCGCGTCGTTGCGGTCCTAGCGACGTTCGCCGCCGCAGCGCTCGCGCTGCTCGCTCCGGTCGTTGCCGTTCCTGCGCTTTGGCAACGCCGAATGGATGCTGACGGCGCCCTCTGTGTCGGCGCAATGCTTTCGTCGCTCGTCACGGCACTCGTCGATCCGATCGTCGGTGACGCGACGCGCGTCATCTTGGTGCCGTTACTGCCGATCCTCTGCATCGGCCTCGCGATGGCTGTCGGTGAGGGACGCGTTCGTGCTGCGGCGTAA
- a CDS encoding glycosyltransferase family 87 protein encodes MRDAFVLRRNGLATIAVGFLGAIALFAAFALRPYPATDFGIFYCAGQAVSAHADPYRVEPLRTCERSVWETGYLEGYAEPAASPGYVLPMFTLLSRLPFATAKLLWLLLLCAAFGSAVVLLTKLSGLRPLAVFALCIVPVGLLNVRPGQIGGILLACVAATAFLLRTGRERWAVVPALLAMIEPHVGLPVVVSLAVFAPRARWLLGIGIAGLAALHFAVLGISTGIEYARDLLPAMAHAELLAADQYGMSWLLHQGGLPSSLALPIATVLYIVAIALGLAAAARAWKRTGDAALCVAIPVSVALLATPFLHDIEFCVALVAPLAALGATGGGVRWLWLAAIVAVPWYACIGDSVLGAASVVTIALFAFFAVRRPLLHSAAAALGTAAGCAMVLLALRILPLHAGATFDHVTVGSHAISAASWGAFLRAHTLLIASGPRVLVPKAVAWGALLVGVLLVVREKPDRLEVHHMSIRSEAPHAHA; translated from the coding sequence GTGAGGGACGCGTTCGTGCTGCGGCGTAACGGCCTCGCAACGATTGCGGTGGGTTTTTTGGGCGCGATCGCCTTGTTCGCGGCCTTTGCACTGCGGCCGTATCCGGCCACCGATTTCGGCATTTTCTACTGTGCCGGCCAAGCTGTTTCCGCTCACGCCGACCCGTATCGCGTAGAGCCGCTGCGAACGTGCGAACGAAGCGTCTGGGAGACCGGCTACCTCGAAGGCTACGCCGAGCCGGCCGCATCGCCCGGTTATGTCTTACCGATGTTTACGCTCCTCTCGCGGCTCCCGTTTGCGACGGCGAAGCTGCTCTGGCTGTTACTCCTGTGTGCGGCGTTCGGCAGCGCGGTCGTTTTGCTGACGAAACTCTCCGGATTGCGCCCGCTCGCCGTGTTCGCGCTCTGCATCGTGCCGGTGGGGCTGCTGAACGTTCGTCCGGGACAGATCGGCGGCATACTGCTCGCATGCGTTGCTGCAACGGCGTTCCTGCTGCGCACCGGCCGCGAGCGGTGGGCCGTCGTGCCCGCGCTCCTGGCGATGATCGAGCCGCACGTCGGCTTGCCCGTTGTGGTGAGCCTCGCGGTCTTCGCGCCGCGCGCGCGATGGCTGCTGGGCATCGGCATCGCAGGCCTGGCGGCCCTCCATTTCGCCGTCCTTGGCATATCGACCGGCATCGAATACGCTCGCGACCTCCTGCCCGCAATGGCGCACGCCGAACTGCTCGCGGCGGATCAATACGGAATGTCGTGGCTGTTGCATCAAGGCGGCCTCCCATCAAGCCTCGCATTGCCGATCGCAACGGTGCTCTACATCGTCGCCATCGCGCTCGGGCTGGCTGCCGCCGCACGCGCGTGGAAACGTACCGGCGATGCCGCGTTGTGCGTAGCGATTCCGGTAAGCGTCGCGCTGCTGGCAACGCCGTTTCTGCACGATATCGAATTCTGCGTCGCACTCGTCGCGCCGCTGGCGGCGCTGGGGGCGACGGGCGGCGGGGTGCGTTGGCTTTGGCTCGCGGCAATCGTTGCGGTACCCTGGTATGCCTGCATCGGTGATAGCGTGCTGGGGGCTGCCTCGGTCGTAACGATCGCCCTCTTCGCGTTCTTTGCCGTGCGTCGCCCGTTGCTGCATAGCGCCGCGGCGGCGCTTGGAACGGCAGCCGGCTGCGCTATGGTGCTGCTCGCCTTACGCATACTTCCGCTGCATGCGGGCGCGACCTTCGATCATGTCACGGTCGGCTCGCACGCGATCTCTGCGGCGAGCTGGGGTGCATTCTTGCGAGCCCATACGCTCTTGATCGCGTCGGGACCGCGCGTGCTCGTACCAAAGGCCGTTGCATGGGGAGCGCTTCTCGTCGGCGTGCTACTCGTCGTGCGTGAAAAGCCCGACAGGCTGGAAGTCCACCACATGTCGATCCGATCGGAGGCGCCCCATGCACACGCGTAA
- the thrC gene encoding threonine synthase, with the protein MERRLDPLGYKRILRERRASYEPLFASGVWRYRELLPPIDPASIVSLAEGNMPLYDAPSGASYAGVDRLAYLHLGMNPTGSFKDLGMTVAVSAAKAAGMRGVVAASTGNTASSMAAYAARAGLEAHALVPRGRVTQAKLAQMLEYGARIVEVEGSFDDAFAQLDRIADGALQIVNSTNPFRLEGQKCAAFSILEQRGWHVPDWVVLPGGNLGNISAIGRGFREALELRLIDRLPRLALVRADAGTQTRATAIAVGNPQSREKASRELRESDGIELVASDEAIFAAKAQIGREGIGCEPASAASLAGLRILREQGRVAPDADVVAVLTGHVLKDVGAVQHAAV; encoded by the coding sequence ATGGAACGACGACTCGACCCCCTCGGATACAAACGCATCCTGCGCGAACGGCGCGCCTCGTACGAACCGCTCTTCGCGAGCGGCGTGTGGCGTTATCGCGAACTCTTGCCGCCGATCGACCCGGCGTCGATCGTCTCGCTCGCCGAAGGCAATATGCCGCTCTACGATGCGCCGAGCGGCGCTTCGTACGCGGGCGTCGATCGCCTCGCGTACCTGCATCTGGGCATGAACCCGACCGGCTCGTTCAAGGACCTCGGCATGACCGTCGCCGTCTCTGCCGCCAAAGCCGCCGGGATGCGCGGCGTCGTCGCCGCGAGTACCGGCAACACCGCCTCGTCGATGGCCGCTTACGCGGCGCGCGCCGGACTGGAAGCACATGCGCTCGTACCTCGCGGCCGCGTAACGCAGGCCAAACTCGCGCAAATGCTCGAATACGGCGCGCGCATCGTAGAAGTGGAGGGATCGTTCGACGACGCTTTCGCGCAGCTTGATCGCATAGCCGACGGCGCGTTGCAGATCGTCAACTCCACCAACCCGTTCCGCCTCGAAGGCCAAAAGTGCGCCGCCTTCTCCATCCTCGAACAGCGCGGCTGGCACGTCCCCGATTGGGTCGTGCTTCCGGGCGGGAATCTCGGCAACATCAGCGCGATCGGACGCGGCTTTCGCGAAGCGCTGGAATTGCGTTTGATCGATCGCCTGCCGCGCCTGGCGCTCGTTCGCGCCGACGCCGGCACCCAGACGCGCGCAACCGCCATCGCCGTCGGCAACCCGCAGTCGCGAGAGAAAGCGTCGCGAGAGTTGCGCGAGAGCGACGGCATCGAATTGGTCGCGAGTGACGAGGCGATCTTCGCGGCAAAGGCGCAGATCGGTCGCGAGGGGATCGGCTGCGAGCCCGCTTCCGCCGCATCGCTTGCGGGGTTGCGCATCCTGCGCGAGCAAGGCCGGGTCGCGCCCGACGCCGACGTCGTCGCCGTTCTCACCGGGCACGTGCTCAAGGACGTCGGCGCGGTGCAGCATGCCGCGGTTTGA